The Rhodocytophaga rosea genome has a segment encoding these proteins:
- a CDS encoding Crp/Fnr family transcriptional regulator, translating into MTTGVYSHTEVKLFESKITVRRVAKNDILLNQGEVCKSFFFSLTGVFYQYKYTDEGEENVLDLHIDHEWFLNQGSFIAQTPSDRFIKAYSEGNILELDITWRIRSMLPPFEAPDSGK; encoded by the coding sequence ATGACCACTGGAGTTTATAGCCATACAGAGGTAAAACTATTTGAAAGTAAAATTACAGTTCGACGTGTTGCCAAAAATGACATTTTACTTAATCAAGGAGAAGTCTGTAAATCCTTTTTTTTTAGCCTAACAGGTGTTTTCTATCAGTATAAGTATACAGATGAAGGAGAAGAAAATGTACTTGATTTGCATATAGATCATGAATGGTTTTTAAATCAAGGTAGTTTTATTGCTCAAACACCATCAGATAGATTTATAAAAGCTTATAGTGAAGGTAACATCTTAGAGTTAGATATAACATGGAGAATCCGGAGCATGCTGCCCCCTTTTGAAGCCCCGGATTCCGGCAAGTAA